The window TATTAATTGTATAAAATAGAACATACACCCCATTAAACATCATCTAATAAGAGGTATTTTCTGCTTAATTTCCACAAAAATTCTCGCTTAAATTCCACAGAAAAAAAATAAATTTGAATAAATGCCTAAAAAAAATAATGGTTTTCTATTTTTTTACAATAGTAATGGAACCATTAATTAATTTTATAAAAACTCTAAAATAATTTTTTTATTATTAAAAATCAATTCATTAGATTTGTTAATTTTTATTGCAAAACAAATATACAGAGCTTTAGCATGTGTTGATATTTCGATTTATCTACATTATTCTGAATTTATAAATTTAATATGAAAAGAAAATATTATTAAATTTGTCGATTCAAATAAACCATTTTATCGTGAATAAATTTTTTTCCTTGCAAAAAAATAAAAAGACACATAAAAAATTTAATTCTATATTAATGAAATAAGTGAGGTTACACATGACTCTTCCACTACAAGGTATCCGAGTACTCGATTTTACAGGAGTACAATCTGGTCCATCATGTACACAAATGTTAGCCTGGTTTGGTGCTGATGTAATAAAAATTGAGCGTCCAGGTGTCGGTGATGTGACTCGTAACCAATTACGTGATATCCCTGATGTTGATGCCCTCTATTTTACCATGTTAAATAGTAATAAACGCTCGCTTGAACTCAATACCAAAACCCCAGAAGGGAAAGAGGTTATGACTAAATTGATTCAAGGGGCTGATGTGCTTGTTGAAAACTTCCATCCGGGTGCCATGGATCATATGGGCTTTACTTGGGAATACATTCAAGAGCTTAATCCTCGCTTAATTTTTGGTTCAATCAAAGGCTTTAATGATTGTTCGCCGTATGTTGATGTTAAAGCGTATGAAAATGTAGCACAAGCCGCTGGCGGTGCATTATCAACTACCGGTTTCTGGGATGGTCCACCAACAGTAAGCGCTGCAGCACTTGGTGACAGTAACACTGGTATGCACTTACTCATCGGATTATTAGCAGCATTATTACAACGTGAAAAAACTGGTAAAGGCCAACGCGTCACCATGTCAATGCAAGATGCCGTGCTGAACTTATGCCGTGTAAAACTGCGTGACCAACAACGTTTAGAAAAAGTCGGTTACCTTGAAGAGTACCCGCAATACCCTAACGGAACCTTTGGTGATGCCGTACCACGTGGGGGGAATGCCGGTGGCGGTGGTCAACCTGGTTGGGTATTAAAATGTAAAGGTTGGGAAACCGATCCGAATGCCTATATCTACTTCACCATTCAAGAGCAAAACTGGGAAAATACCTGTAAAGCCATCGGTAAACCAGAGTGGGCCCAAGATCCAAACTACAATACAGCGAAAGCTCGTCAGCCGCATATTTTTGATATTTTTGCTGAAATTGAAAAATTCCTCGCTAATTATGATAAACATGCCGCAGTGAAATACTTAAGTGGTTACGATGTACCATGTGCCCCGGTCTTAAGTATGAAAGAGATCGCCGAAGACCCATCATTGCGTGAAAGTGGTAGTGTGGTTGAAGTTGAGCAGCCTGGTCGTGGGACTTACCTAACTGTTGGTTGCCCAATGAAATTCTCTGCCTTTACTCCGGAAATCAAAAGTGCTCCGTTACTTGGTGAACACAGTGAACAGGTGTTAAAAGAGCTCGGCTATAACGATGAACAAATCGCGCACATGCGTCAAAGTGGTGCCATCTAATTCTCGTTTTTAGTTGAACATTTCAATAGGGGTTAGGCATTGCTCGCCCCTATTGCGTTTGTCTCCATTAATATTAAGGAAATTCCATGTCTGATAACAATACTCAAAATCTAACCGATGGCATGCACATTATCGTTGATGCGTTAAAAAAGAATGACATCAAAACTATTTATGGTGTAGTGGGTATTCCCATTACTGATTTGGCTCGTCACGCTCAAGCGGAAGGGATCCGTTATATCGGTTTTCGTCACGAACAATCGGCGGGTAACGCAGCAGCAATCAGTGGCTATCTCACTAAGAAACCGGGGATCTGTTTAACCGTTTCTGCGCCGGGCTTTTTAAATGGTCTGGTCGCCTTAGCCAATGCCACCACCAACGGTTTTCCGATGATTTTAATCAGCGGTTCAAGTGATCGTGAAATCATCGATTTACAGCAAGGTGATTATGAAGAGCTTGACCAGATGACGGCAGCAAAACCTTATGCAAAAGCGTCATTTCGCGTCAATAAACCAGAAGATATCGGTATTGCTTTAGCGCGCGCTATTCGAGCCTCTGTCTCTGGACGACCTGGCGGTGTGTATTTAGATTTAACAACCGAGCTATTATCCAGCGTTATGGATAAAGAGGCAGCGGATAAATCGACCTTTAAAGTAGAAAACCCGGCACCGGCACAGCTTCCTGCGCCTGAATCTGTCGAAAAAGCGCTGCAACTCTTATCAACGGCTAAACGTCCATTGGTAATTTTAGGTAAAGGGGCGGCCTACGCACAAGCGGATGAAGATATTCAAACCTTTATTGAAAAGACGGGGATCCCTTTTCTCCCGATGTCGATGGCGAAAGGTTTACTGCCAGATACGCATAAACAGTCAGCAGCAGCCGCACGTTCACATGCCATTTCTCATGCTGATGTGATTGTCTTATTAGGGGCAAGATTAAACTGGCTATTAGGTCATGGTAAAGGTAAAAACTGGTCGGCTGATACACAGTTGATCCAAGTGGATATTGATGCCAATGAAATGGACAGTAACCGTCATATTACTGCACCGGTCGTGGGCGATATGAATTCGGTGATGGCGCAGTTTGTCAGTGGGTTAGATAAATTCACGATTCACGCTAGCCAAGCATGGACAGATGAACTTGATGCGATCAAAGTCACAAATGGCGCGAAAATGGCGGCGAAATTGAACAAAGACGTGGTGCCAATGAACTATTTTTGTGCGCTACGCGCTATCCGCGATGTGCTGGTGGATTATAAAGAGGCTTACGTGGTCAATGAAGGCGCGAACACTCTGGATAATGGCCGTAATATCATCGATATGTATCGACCACGTCAACGTCTTGATTGTGGGACTTGGGGTGTGATGGGCATTGGTATGGGGTATGCGATTGGTGCCGCGGCAACGAGTGGTAAACCGGTTGTTGCGATTGAAGGCGACAGTGCTTTTGGTTTTAGCGGCATGGAAATTGAGACAATCTGCCGTTACCAATTACCAGTGACTATTTTAGTGTTTAATAACGGCGGTGTTTATCGTGGAGATGATATTAATCGTCATGGTGATAGTGATCCGGCACCGACTTATTTAATGAAAGAAGCCCGTTATGACAAGATGATGGAAGCGTTTGGCGGTCAAGGCTTTAATGCAACGACATCGGATGAAATTAAGGCAGCATTATTAGCAGGCTTACAATCTGGTAAACCGACATTAATTAACTGTGTTATCGATCCGACTGTTGGAACTGAAAGTGGCCATTTAACTAACTTAAATCCTCAATCAGTTGATAAAAAATAGCTGTAAATCGGCAAGTAAGATCACTATTACTTGCCTTCATTAATAATAAAAAAAGCTAAGGAGCTTTTATGTTTAGTATTTTTATGGCCGATTTGTTGCCAATCATTGTGATTATGGCTTTAGGTTATGCCAGCGGTAAGCGTAATGTCTTTACCGAAGATCAAGCTAAAGCATTTAATAAACTAGTGCTTAACTATGCATTACCTGCTGCACTATTCGTATCATTAGTGCGTGCAGATAGATCAATGCTATTTGCTGATATGACATTAACTATTGTTTCATTTGTTGGGTTAATTATCAGTTTCTTTGTCGCGTTTTATAGTTGTAAATATATTTTTAAACATACTCGTGGCGAAGCTGCAGTTTGTGCATTAATCGCAGGTTCTCCAACTATCGGTTTCTTAGGATTTGCTGTACTTGATCCAATTTATGGTGATACCGTATCAACAGGTCTTGTTGTCGCAATTATCTCAATTATTGTCAATGCAATTACGATTCCAATTGGTCTATTTTTATTAAGCCCAGCTAAAGGCGAAAATGAAAAAGGTAATAGTGGTTTAAACTCTTTAATCTCTGCATTAAAAGAACCTGTTGTTTGGTCACCAATTTTAGCAACAGTATTAGTATTAGTCGGCTTCAAATTACCAGCGGTTTGGGATCCAACATTCGATCTTATCGCTAAAGCGAACTCAGGTGTCGCGGTATTTGCTGCTGGTTTAACTTTAGCTGCTAATAAATTCGAGTTTGATGGTGAAATTATTTACAACACCCTATTAAAACTTGTCTTTATGCCCGCGTTATTATTAGTACTTGGTTTAATGTTCCATATGTCTTCAAATAACTTACAAATGATGGTTCTTGCAGGGGCATTACCACCGGCTTTCTCTGGTATTATTATTGCTAGCCGTTTTGGTGTATATACACGAACAGGTACAGCATCACTTGCAGTTAGTGTGCTTGGCTTTATTATTGCCGCACCAGCTTGGATTTTCATTACACGTTATGTGATTGGTTTAGTGTAGTATCAATTATTTGATATTAAATCAGTTAACTAATAAAGAGATCAATGGGTAACCTTGGTCTCTTTTTTCTATTAGATAAAGAAATAATTTAGTTATGTAATACGATAGGAGTGAGTATGTCAGATAATACCCCATTAGCAAAAGGTCCCTTTGAAGGGCTTCTTGTAATTGATTTAACCCATGTATTAAATGGTCCTTTTGGTACGCAAATTTTAGCTGACTTAGGTGCCCGTGTCATAAAAGTAGAACAACCAGGACATGGTGATGACACCAGACTTTACGGTCCATTTTCTAACGGCGAATCACTCTACTACAGTTTTACCAATCGCGGTAAAGAGAGCATTGTGCTTAATTTAAAAGAAGATGCAGATCGTCAGATCTTCTTTAATATGATTAAAGAAGCCGATGTACTAGCTGAAAACTTTCGCCCCGGTACCATGAATAAATTAGGTTTATCTTATGAAGCCTTAGCGAAAATTAATCCTCGTCTTATTTATGCGTCCTCCTCTGGATTTGGTCATACCGGACCACTCGCCAATGCGCCGGCTTATGATACTATTATTCAGGCAATGAGTGGCATTATGATGGAAACGGGTTTTGTTAATGGTCCAGCCACACGGGTTGGCACATCGATCTCCGATTTATGTGGTGGTATTTATATGTTTTGTGGTATCGCCAGCGCACTCTATGGACGAGAACGCACAGGTAAAGGAACACATGTTGATGTTGCCATGTTTGACTCTACACTGGCTTTTTTAGAGCATGGTTTAATGAACTATGTTGCAACAGGTAAATCTCCTGAACGCTTAGGAGATCGTCACCCTTATATGGCACCTTTTGATGTTTTTCAAACCAAAGATAAGCAAATTGCGATCTGTTGTGGCAATGATGAACTGTTTGCTGAGTTATGTGATGCACTTGAAACACCACAATTAGTCAGTGATGAGCGCTTTAGTAGTAATGCCAGTCGCGTCAAAAATCAAGCCGAGTTAAAGATTATTATTGAGAAGCAGCTGAGTCAAAACAATGCTGAGTATTGGTTGGTAGAGATAGAAAAACACCGAGTCCCTGTTGCTCCACTACTTGGTGTTGCCGAAGCAATGGCACTACCACAAACCAAAGCGCGTAACATGCTTATTGATGCGGGTGCAGTCAAAGTCCCTGGGACCCCAATTAAATTGAGTAGCTACCCCGATCCTTCTGTAAGAAAAGGAGCGCCTAAATTAGATGAACATGGACCAATGATTCGTCAAGAGTTTAGTCATAAAAAGTAAATGACATGTATTATCAAGTTCAGCATTTAATAAAACAGATGTGAACTACAATAAAATGTCAGCTTTCTTGATATCGTATTCATTAGTGCTAGAAGGCTGACATTCACTATCATTCACTACGACTATCAGTTGTAGCCGCTAAATTGAGATAAAATTTAATTCAGCACATTTTAATTTATAAGATTTTTTCACTATATTAATATGTGATAGTAAGATTATAACGATCGATAAGATATGATGAGAAAATTGACGGTATTATATTGATGACTATGTTAGTTAACAGCTAAAGAATTAAACGTAAAATCCTTTAGCTATTTTTATTTTATGGATAAATTACACTGGTCGGGCATTGTTTTTTATACTCTTTTTCTTTTTAATTAATTTAATTAAATTTTTATGTGGACATTTCATATTGTTCTCCTTATGTATACATATCTATCTCGCTTATTGATATCTATTGTGTTTTTAAAATGCAGCTATTTAAATAAATAGCTGCGACGAATATATTAAATTTATCTGATAATTATTAGAACCATTGACCAAATTTCTTGATGTAAATTGTTTTCATTAATTGAGCAACAATACAGTAAGAAACTAAGGTACCCACTAACCATGGGAAGTATGTCCAAGGTAATGGCTCAAGTCCAATCATTGTGCCGAATGGAGAGAATGGGATATAAATACCTATCGCCATAATCAAAATAGTCATTACAATAACTGGGAATGCGGCAGTACTTTGAATAAATGGAATCTTTTGCGTACGAAGCATATGTACAACTAAAGTTTGCGATAATAACCCTTCAATAAACCAACCTGAATGGAATAGTGCTTGCGCTTCAACATTATTAGCGGCAAAGACAAACCACATTAATGCATAAGTTGTAATATCAAAGATTGATGATGTTGGTCCAATCCAGATCATAAAACGGCCAATGTTTGGGGCATTCCATTTTCTTGGTTTTTGTAAAAACTCATCATCCATTTTATCCCAAGGTAAAGATAGTTGGGAGATATCATATAGCAAATTTTGAATTAGCAAGTGAATCGCTAGCATTGGTAAGAATGGAATAAAGGCACTAGCAACTAAGACCGAGAACACATTACCAAAGTTTGAACTTGCTGTCATATTCAGATATTTCATGATATTACCAAAGGTTTCACGACCTCGAATAACACCCTCTTCTAATACCATTAAACTTTTTTCTAGTAAAATAATATCTGCGGACTCCTTCGCAATATCTGTTGCCGTATCAACTGAAATCCCGACATCAGAATCACGTAACGCAGGAGCATCATTAATACCATCCCCCAAGAAACCAACTGTATGACCATTATCTTGTAATAAACGAATAATACGCGATTTTTGTAGTGGGGTTAATTTAGCAAATACAGTTCGACTCTCTACATGCTCTTTTAGCTCTTCATCACTCATTTTTTCAATATCAACACCGAGTAATGGTTGACCTGGTTCAAGTCCAACTTCACGACAAATTTTGGTAGTAATAATTTCGTTATCACCAGTAAGAACTTTAACTGCAACACCATGTTCACTCAATGCACGAATCGCTTCCATTGCACTCTCTTTCGGTGGATCTAAGAAAGTTAAAAAGCCACGAATAACTAACGCATTTTCATCAGCAACACTATATTGTGTTTTAGTTTCTTCAGCTGGAATATCTTTTAATCCAACCGCTAATACTCTAAAACCATCTTGGTTATATTGATGTGCTAATGCAATTAATTGCTGTTTACGTTCATCAGTTAATGGTAGATACTCACCATTTTCGTAAACATATGCTGCAATTGATAGCATCTCCTCTACAGCCCCTTTACAGATCATCAAGTGATTATCTGTACCATTTTGTACCACCACTGAAAGGCGACGACGGACAAAATCAAACGGTAACTCATCAATTTTAGTATATTGACCAAAACCTAATTTTTTAAGTTTAGCTTTCTCTTCAGCAAAATGAATAACCGCTTTATCCATTAAGTTTTTCATACCACTTTGATAATGACTATTAATCCAAGCTAGTTTTAATACACTTGGGTCAACTGCACCATAAATATCAAGATGCTGCTCAAGAATGATACGGTCTTGTGTTAAAGTACCCGTTTTATCCGTACATAAAACATCCATTGCACCAAAATTTTGAATCGCATTAAGGCGTTTTACCACCACTTTACGTTTCGCCATTCCGATTGCACCTTTAGCCAAGTTTGCGCTAACAATCATCGGTAACATTTCTGGTGTTAAACCAACTGCAACAGCTAAAGCAAATAGTGCCGCTTCGCCCCAATCTCCTTTGGTGATACCATTAATTGCAAATACAATTGGTACCATGATTAACATAAAACGAATCAATAACCAACTTACGCTATTTACCCCTTTATCGAAAGCGGTTTGTGAACGTGTACCGATAATTGACTTAGCTAAAGAACCAAAATAAGTATCCGCACCTGTTGCAATAACTACGGCTTTAGCAGTACCACTAACAACATTGGTACCCATAAAACAGATATTATTAGTATCTAATGTATCATTTGATAATTTCTCTGGATCTGCATTTTCACTTTTTTGTGAGACTGCACCTAAAGTATCATATTTTTCAACTGGAATTGATTCGCCGGTTAATACAGCCTGGCTAACAAAAAGATCGCGAGATTCAATCAAGCGAATATCAGCAGGGATCATATCACCAGCAGATAAGAAAATAATATCACCCGGCACCACTTCATCAAGAGGAATCTCGATTCTTTCTGAAGACATGTTTTTATGTGGACGACGCAATACCGTTGCCGTAGTTTTAATCATTGATTTTAATGCTTCAGCTGCTCTATTTGAGCGATACTCTTGCCAAAATCGTAATAATCCACTAATCGCAACCATTGATACAATGATGATAACACCGGTTAAATCAGTTTCTTCACCATTGCGTAAAGGAAACCAATAGTCAGTAAAAAAGCTGACTACTGCTAAAATCAGTAATACAAAAATAAATGGGTTTTTGAATGCGATGAGTAATTGTACAAATGCTGATGGCACATATTCTCTGGCGACTTCATTTTTACCGAACTGTTCAATACGAGATTTGGCATCAGCATTAGTCAATCCAGCTAAAGTGGATTGTAAATTTGCTAATGTACCATCAAGACTA is drawn from Orbaceae bacterium BiB and contains these coding sequences:
- the frc gene encoding formyl-CoA transferase, whose protein sequence is MTLPLQGIRVLDFTGVQSGPSCTQMLAWFGADVIKIERPGVGDVTRNQLRDIPDVDALYFTMLNSNKRSLELNTKTPEGKEVMTKLIQGADVLVENFHPGAMDHMGFTWEYIQELNPRLIFGSIKGFNDCSPYVDVKAYENVAQAAGGALSTTGFWDGPPTVSAAALGDSNTGMHLLIGLLAALLQREKTGKGQRVTMSMQDAVLNLCRVKLRDQQRLEKVGYLEEYPQYPNGTFGDAVPRGGNAGGGGQPGWVLKCKGWETDPNAYIYFTIQEQNWENTCKAIGKPEWAQDPNYNTAKARQPHIFDIFAEIEKFLANYDKHAAVKYLSGYDVPCAPVLSMKEIAEDPSLRESGSVVEVEQPGRGTYLTVGCPMKFSAFTPEIKSAPLLGEHSEQVLKELGYNDEQIAHMRQSGAI
- the oxc gene encoding oxalyl-CoA decarboxylase, which encodes MSDNNTQNLTDGMHIIVDALKKNDIKTIYGVVGIPITDLARHAQAEGIRYIGFRHEQSAGNAAAISGYLTKKPGICLTVSAPGFLNGLVALANATTNGFPMILISGSSDREIIDLQQGDYEELDQMTAAKPYAKASFRVNKPEDIGIALARAIRASVSGRPGGVYLDLTTELLSSVMDKEAADKSTFKVENPAPAQLPAPESVEKALQLLSTAKRPLVILGKGAAYAQADEDIQTFIEKTGIPFLPMSMAKGLLPDTHKQSAAAARSHAISHADVIVLLGARLNWLLGHGKGKNWSADTQLIQVDIDANEMDSNRHITAPVVGDMNSVMAQFVSGLDKFTIHASQAWTDELDAIKVTNGAKMAAKLNKDVVPMNYFCALRAIRDVLVDYKEAYVVNEGANTLDNGRNIIDMYRPRQRLDCGTWGVMGIGMGYAIGAAATSGKPVVAIEGDSAFGFSGMEIETICRYQLPVTILVFNNGGVYRGDDINRHGDSDPAPTYLMKEARYDKMMEAFGGQGFNATTSDEIKAALLAGLQSGKPTLINCVIDPTVGTESGHLTNLNPQSVDKK
- the yfdV gene encoding transporter YfdV, giving the protein MFSIFMADLLPIIVIMALGYASGKRNVFTEDQAKAFNKLVLNYALPAALFVSLVRADRSMLFADMTLTIVSFVGLIISFFVAFYSCKYIFKHTRGEAAVCALIAGSPTIGFLGFAVLDPIYGDTVSTGLVVAIISIIVNAITIPIGLFLLSPAKGENEKGNSGLNSLISALKEPVVWSPILATVLVLVGFKLPAVWDPTFDLIAKANSGVAVFAAGLTLAANKFEFDGEIIYNTLLKLVFMPALLLVLGLMFHMSSNNLQMMVLAGALPPAFSGIIIASRFGVYTRTGTASLAVSVLGFIIAAPAWIFITRYVIGLV
- the yfdE gene encoding CoA:oxalate CoA-transferase, with amino-acid sequence MSDNTPLAKGPFEGLLVIDLTHVLNGPFGTQILADLGARVIKVEQPGHGDDTRLYGPFSNGESLYYSFTNRGKESIVLNLKEDADRQIFFNMIKEADVLAENFRPGTMNKLGLSYEALAKINPRLIYASSSGFGHTGPLANAPAYDTIIQAMSGIMMETGFVNGPATRVGTSISDLCGGIYMFCGIASALYGRERTGKGTHVDVAMFDSTLAFLEHGLMNYVATGKSPERLGDRHPYMAPFDVFQTKDKQIAICCGNDELFAELCDALETPQLVSDERFSSNASRVKNQAELKIIIEKQLSQNNAEYWLVEIEKHRVPVAPLLGVAEAMALPQTKARNMLIDAGAVKVPGTPIKLSSYPDPSVRKGAPKLDEHGPMIRQEFSHKK
- the mgtA gene encoding magnesium-translocating P-type ATPase; translated protein: MKQQVKDKKNAPVKALLEAKNSLDGTLANLQSTLAGLTNADAKSRIEQFGKNEVAREYVPSAFVQLLIAFKNPFIFVLLILAVVSFFTDYWFPLRNGEETDLTGVIIIVSMVAISGLLRFWQEYRSNRAAEALKSMIKTTATVLRRPHKNMSSERIEIPLDEVVPGDIIFLSAGDMIPADIRLIESRDLFVSQAVLTGESIPVEKYDTLGAVSQKSENADPEKLSNDTLDTNNICFMGTNVVSGTAKAVVIATGADTYFGSLAKSIIGTRSQTAFDKGVNSVSWLLIRFMLIMVPIVFAINGITKGDWGEAALFALAVAVGLTPEMLPMIVSANLAKGAIGMAKRKVVVKRLNAIQNFGAMDVLCTDKTGTLTQDRIILEQHLDIYGAVDPSVLKLAWINSHYQSGMKNLMDKAVIHFAEEKAKLKKLGFGQYTKIDELPFDFVRRRLSVVVQNGTDNHLMICKGAVEEMLSIAAYVYENGEYLPLTDERKQQLIALAHQYNQDGFRVLAVGLKDIPAEETKTQYSVADENALVIRGFLTFLDPPKESAMEAIRALSEHGVAVKVLTGDNEIITTKICREVGLEPGQPLLGVDIEKMSDEELKEHVESRTVFAKLTPLQKSRIIRLLQDNGHTVGFLGDGINDAPALRDSDVGISVDTATDIAKESADIILLEKSLMVLEEGVIRGRETFGNIMKYLNMTASSNFGNVFSVLVASAFIPFLPMLAIHLLIQNLLYDISQLSLPWDKMDDEFLQKPRKWNAPNIGRFMIWIGPTSSIFDITTYALMWFVFAANNVEAQALFHSGWFIEGLLSQTLVVHMLRTQKIPFIQSTAAFPVIVMTILIMAIGIYIPFSPFGTMIGLEPLPWTYFPWLVGTLVSYCIVAQLMKTIYIKKFGQWF